The Bacillus sp. B-jedd sequence TCAAGATTCCGGCTCCCATCGCTTGTACGAACATCGAGTTCAGGCTTAGCAGGATTAGCGCCGATATCATATACCAATAGCCTGCCGGTGAAAGACGCTCCTTCAGGACATCGCCGATTGTCAGCCCGCCAGAGAATGTACGGCGGATCTTTTTTGCCAAAAATCCAAAGAGAAAGAGTGAAAGTCCGCCCATGAGCGCGTAGCCTATCCCGCCGAGCAGGCCGTACTTGATCAAGGTTTCGGGTGAGGAAAGGATTGTGTTTCCTGTCACCCATCTGGCAAGGAGGCTTACAATTCCAAAGCTTAGCCCAAGAGTGATGGAACCATTAATAAAGTAGGGGAAATTGGCTCTTTTCAAAGCTTTAACTCCTTCATTCGATAATCGCGTGGCGAAAAGCCGGTTGCTTTCCGGAACATTTGGCTGAAATAATGCTGGCTATTGAAACCGCATTTATCTGAAATCGCACTAATATTTAAATCAGGATAGTCAATGAGCATTTTCTGGGCCTGTTTAAGCCGGTAATCATTCAGATATTCGGAAAAGCCCATACCGACCTCTTCATGGAATTTCCTACTCAAATACGCGGAGTTGATATGAATTTTAGAAGCAAGATAATTCAAGGTCAGCTTTTCGGGGTATTCTTGATGGATAATTTTCAATGCATTGATAATTTGCTCTGAATAACGGCCCATTTTTTCATATCTGGCCAAGACCTGATTCAATTCATCTTCAATAACAGGCTTTGTGATGTAATCAATCACACCCAGTCTCAATGAAGTTTGAATGTAATCGAAGTTCTGGAAGGCGGTAACCATGATAATGTCCATTGAATGAGATCGGGATAGCTCCATGGCCAGTTCAAGCCCCGTCTTTCCGGGCAGCTGGATGTCCAGGAACACGAGGGAAATATCATGCTGTTTGATAATATGGCTTGCCTTTGAGGCATCGGGAGCCATATGGATCTTCCAGTTAGGGAATTTCCGGGAAATTAAATATTCAAGCTGATCAAGCTCCAAAGGCTCGTCGTCCACTAGCAGGATTTCCATTACTTAATCACCTCCCTATTTGAAATGGGAATATAGCCAGGACGCTAGTCCCGTCCTCCAGATGGGTCAACCTTACGTCTGTGGGAGCGTCCGGAAATAAAAGTTCCAGTCTTTTTTTAATATTTCCAAGGCCAAGGCCTCCTTCACGCGGTCGCTCCTCTCCTTTCCCAAAGGCATTATTCCACACTGTCACATGGACTTCATCGGCGCTTTTGCGGATGATGATCTTTAATATAGAGTCACCCATATTCCTTTCAAAAGAATGTTTAAAAGAATTTTCAACGATAGTCTGAATAAGGAAAGGAATGATGATGGCTTTATCTATTTCTGAATCTTTAGAAATCTCATAGCGGAGCCGGTCCCTGAAGCGGGTTTTTTGTATTTCCAAATAATATTGTACATAGGTTAGCTCGTCTTCAATGGTGATAAACGTATTATTGGTTGTATATTTGAATTTCAGCAGCTTGGAAAGGGTTTCGAGGGAGCTGATTAATTCAGCCTTCCGGTCAAGCCTGGCCAGGCTTAAAATCGAATTTAACGTATTGAAGAGGAAATGCGGCTGTATCTCCTGGTTCAGCTGGGTATACATTGCATTCTGCAATTCCTTTTCGAGTGCATACTCCCTTTTTTGCTTTTCAAGGAGATCGATCCGCTCTTCGAAGATAAAAAAGAATAAAAGCGTAAAGGCACCCACTAGCGGAGCTAGCGCGCCAATCATGATATATAGGGAGAAAGCTTCTATCGTTACCATGAACCAGATTCTCCTTTGAATAGAGAAAAAGGGAGCCGGACTCAACTCCCTTTTTAATATCCTATTTTACAAAAACTTTTTTAATTTGAACATGTCAGCCATTTGCCAATTCCTCGGCGTAATGGCAGCTGACGAAATGATTCCCTTCAATTTCCCTTAAGGCCGGCTCTTCCAGTTTGCATTTATCGGTTGCAAAAGGGCACCTTGTATGGAATCGGCAGCCGGTTGGCGGATCAATCGGTGAAGGGACATCTCCCCTAAGGATGATCCGTTCCCTTTCCAGCGTAGGATCCGGCACCGGTATGGATGAAAGCAGGGCCTTTGTATATGGGTGCAAAGGCGAGTCAAAAAGGTCTTTCTTATCCGCGATTTCAACGACTTTGCCCAAATACATGACCATAACCCGGTCGGAAATATGCCTGACAACACTTAAATCATGGGAAATGAACAGGAAAGTCAGTTTAAATTGCTTCTGGAGTTTCTTCAGCAGATTAAGAATCTGTGCCTGAATGGAAACGTCCAGGGCAGATACTGCTTCGTCGCAGATAATCAGTTTCGGGTCAACAGCTAGAGCGCGGGCAATCCCGATCCGCTGGCGCTGGCCTCCGCTGAACTCGTGAGGGAAGCGGTCGAGCGCTTCGGCGGGAAGGCCGACAAGCCCCAGGAGCTCAAGCATTCTTTCCATCCGTTTATTTTTCGGTACAGATTCCTGTATGGCCATTGCTTCCCCTAGTATTTGCTTAATCGTTTGGCGGGGATTCAGCGAAGCGAAGGGATCTTGGAAAATAACCTGTAAATCGCCGCGCAGCTTTCTCATTTCCCTTTTTGAAAGAGCTAAAATATTATTGTCAAAATATAGGACTTCTCCGCCGGTTGGTTCATCGAGGCGTAAAATAGCCCTGCCTGTAGTTGATTTGCCGCAGCCTGACTCTCCTACAATACTGAGTGTTTCGCCTTCGTTAATATGAAAGGAAATATCGTCGACTGCTTTTACATAAGCTTTAGGTTTGAAAATGGATTCGGTTTTAACCGGGAAGTATTGCTTTAAATTCCTGACTTCCAGCAAAACTTTTGTTTCTGCAGCAGTTTGCATTAGCCCACTACCTCCTCTTCCCTTATCGTTCCGTTCCATTGATCAGTGTACATCCAGCAGCGAACCTTCGTCCCGTCACTCTGTTCAACTAAATCCGGCCTTTTCTTAAGGCAAATTTCTTCCCGGAATGGACAGCGGGAAGCGAAACGGCATCCTTCAGGCATATTGTAGGCGCTAGGGACGCTCCCTTCGATTGTCTTCAGTTCTTCCTGGTCTTCATTGATTTTAGGCAAGGATTCTAAAAGGCCGCGTGTATAAGGATGTTTTGGATTAGCAAAAATATCCCTGGTCGAAGCGTGTTCAATAATATTTCCTGCATACATAACCGCCACCGTATCACATGTTTCCGCGACAACTCCTAGGTCGTGGGTAATCAGAATGACCCCCATGCCAAGTTTTAGCTGTAAATCCTTTATGAGTTCCAGTATTTGTGCCTGGATGGTTACATCAAGGGCAGTCGTCGGTTCGTCGGCAATCAGTACTTCCGGGGTACAGGCAAGAGCCATCGCAATCATTACCCGCTGCCTCATTCCGCCGCTTAATTGGAAGGGCTCTTGCTTAGCCCTTTTTTCTGGGGAAGGAATTCCGACAAGCTGCAGCATTTCAACCGCTTTTGCCATTGCTTCCTTCCTGCCCATCTTCTGGTGAAGCCGCAATGCTTCGGCAATTTGTTCGCCGACCGGTATAACCGGATTCAAGGAAGTCATCGGCTCCTGGAAGATCATCGAAATTTCATTGCCGCGAATTTTCCTCATTTCCTTTTCGGGCAGGGTGACGAGATCCTTATCCTTAAACAGGATTTGTCCCTCGGCGATCCTTCCTGGCGGGGAAGGGATCAGCCGCAGGATTGAAAGGGAGGTTATACTTTTTCCGCATCCTGACTCACCTACGATACCGAGTGTTTCGCCTTTTCTTAATGAAAAGTCGATACCGTCCACTGCTTTGCTGACTCCCCGTTTTGTATGAAAATGGGTTTTTAACCCTTTAACCTCTAATATTGGTTTATTTGTATCTTCCAATTCACTTCACCGCCCTTAATTTAATTCAATTCGCTTATTAAAGAAACGATAGAAAATATCAACGAATAAATTCACGATAACGAAAATCAGCGAAGCGACAAGGACGCCTCCCTGGACCATTGGCAGGTCTCTTACCCGGATTGAATCGACAATCATCCTGCCGAGGCCGTTAACGGCAAAAATGGATTCTACCAAAACCGTTCCGCCTAGCAGGGAGCCGAATTGCAATCCTACGACTGTAATGACTGGTATAAGGGCATTTCGAAGGGCGTGCTTATAAATAATCACCTGTTCACGGACCCCTTTGGCCCGAGCGGTGCGAATGTAATCCTGACGTATGATGTCAAGCATGCTCGA is a genomic window containing:
- a CDS encoding response regulator transcription factor, yielding MEILLVDDEPLELDQLEYLISRKFPNWKIHMAPDASKASHIIKQHDISLVFLDIQLPGKTGLELAMELSRSHSMDIIMVTAFQNFDYIQTSLRLGVIDYITKPVIEDELNQVLARYEKMGRYSEQIINALKIIHQEYPEKLTLNYLASKIHINSAYLSRKFHEEVGMGFSEYLNDYRLKQAQKMLIDYPDLNISAISDKCGFNSQHYFSQMFRKATGFSPRDYRMKELKL
- a CDS encoding sensor histidine kinase, which translates into the protein MVTIEAFSLYIMIGALAPLVGAFTLLFFFIFEERIDLLEKQKREYALEKELQNAMYTQLNQEIQPHFLFNTLNSILSLARLDRKAELISSLETLSKLLKFKYTTNNTFITIEDELTYVQYYLEIQKTRFRDRLRYEISKDSEIDKAIIIPFLIQTIVENSFKHSFERNMGDSILKIIIRKSADEVHVTVWNNAFGKGEERPREGGLGLGNIKKRLELLFPDAPTDVRLTHLEDGTSVLAIFPFQIGR
- a CDS encoding ABC transporter ATP-binding protein → MQTAAETKVLLEVRNLKQYFPVKTESIFKPKAYVKAVDDISFHINEGETLSIVGESGCGKSTTGRAILRLDEPTGGEVLYFDNNILALSKREMRKLRGDLQVIFQDPFASLNPRQTIKQILGEAMAIQESVPKNKRMERMLELLGLVGLPAEALDRFPHEFSGGQRQRIGIARALAVDPKLIICDEAVSALDVSIQAQILNLLKKLQKQFKLTFLFISHDLSVVRHISDRVMVMYLGKVVEIADKKDLFDSPLHPYTKALLSSIPVPDPTLERERIILRGDVPSPIDPPTGCRFHTRCPFATDKCKLEEPALREIEGNHFVSCHYAEELANG
- a CDS encoding ABC transporter ATP-binding protein, which produces MEDTNKPILEVKGLKTHFHTKRGVSKAVDGIDFSLRKGETLGIVGESGCGKSITSLSILRLIPSPPGRIAEGQILFKDKDLVTLPEKEMRKIRGNEISMIFQEPMTSLNPVIPVGEQIAEALRLHQKMGRKEAMAKAVEMLQLVGIPSPEKRAKQEPFQLSGGMRQRVMIAMALACTPEVLIADEPTTALDVTIQAQILELIKDLQLKLGMGVILITHDLGVVAETCDTVAVMYAGNIIEHASTRDIFANPKHPYTRGLLESLPKINEDQEELKTIEGSVPSAYNMPEGCRFASRCPFREEICLKKRPDLVEQSDGTKVRCWMYTDQWNGTIREEEVVG